A region of Halosolutus amylolyticus DNA encodes the following proteins:
- a CDS encoding aminoglycoside phosphotransferase family protein, producing the protein MRDDLEIVRELHDVPPYRVYEARIDGHRAVLKVDTHSRGHAAVEGRVQAFVARHTTVPVPEILDVGDHHYVSRWDDTVRTPESIDERWARAAGRTLATLHEDTDGEFDGFGQFRVGDDGLEAAGRDDWVDAVRDRLAYHRPFLERVGHADLVDTVDEFLAEYPAVFDGAGDSVCCHGNVHPEHVATTTGEATAVIDFEHALVAPGEYDYWRVVTPLFEGDPDVGDAVPDAFREGYESVRPLPNGFERRRDAYQLLNLVSYVESLFLQQNVEPSRLPRRAERLRELASDTLERLRRGAS; encoded by the coding sequence ATGCGTGACGATCTCGAGATCGTCCGCGAACTCCACGACGTGCCGCCGTATCGCGTCTACGAGGCCCGAATCGACGGTCATCGAGCCGTGCTGAAAGTCGATACCCACTCGCGAGGTCACGCGGCCGTCGAAGGTCGAGTGCAGGCGTTCGTCGCGAGACACACGACGGTACCCGTCCCCGAGATTCTCGACGTCGGAGACCACCACTACGTCTCGAGGTGGGATGACACCGTCCGGACGCCGGAGTCGATCGACGAACGCTGGGCCCGAGCGGCCGGTCGAACGCTCGCGACACTGCACGAGGACACCGACGGCGAATTCGACGGGTTCGGCCAGTTTCGAGTCGGTGACGACGGACTCGAAGCGGCGGGTCGCGACGACTGGGTCGACGCCGTTCGAGACCGACTCGCGTACCACCGTCCGTTCCTTGAGCGCGTCGGCCACGCGGATCTCGTCGACACCGTGGACGAGTTCCTCGCCGAGTACCCGGCAGTCTTCGATGGCGCCGGAGATTCCGTCTGCTGTCACGGGAACGTCCATCCGGAGCACGTGGCGACAACCACCGGCGAAGCAACGGCCGTCATCGATTTCGAACACGCACTCGTCGCGCCCGGAGAATACGACTACTGGCGAGTTGTCACACCGCTGTTCGAGGGCGATCCCGACGTCGGCGACGCCGTACCCGACGCGTTTCGGGAGGGATACGAGTCCGTCCGGCCGCTTCCGAACGGCTTCGAACGACGACGAGACGCCTACCAACTCCTGAATCTCGTGTCGTACGTCGAGTCGCTCTTCCTGCAGCAGAACGTCGAGCCGTCGAGACTGCCGAGGCGGGCAGAACGCCTTCGCGAACTCGCGTCCGATACGCTCGAGCGATTGCGCAGAGGTGCCTCGTAA
- a CDS encoding class I SAM-dependent methyltransferase, with the protein MREFSEDYLRRTRSGMWDDSREALEPLALGSRDRILDVGCGTGELSRVLAAECPGEVIGCDADRDLLAIARDHVPVVAGDALELPFPDDAFDLVVCQALLINLPDPAAAVAEFARVSTDLVAAIEPDNGAVAVDSSVDAEESLERRARRAYLDGVDTDVTLGADAKTAFTDAGLDVCETRRYDHDRTIEPPYDEHALTVARRKASGAGLADDRETMLDGELTGPEYDDLRSAWREMGRDVIDQMTDRDYRRTETVPFYVTVGRVPDA; encoded by the coding sequence GTGCGCGAGTTCTCCGAAGACTACCTTCGCCGAACCCGCTCCGGGATGTGGGACGATTCCCGGGAGGCGCTCGAGCCGCTGGCGCTCGGGAGCCGCGATCGGATCCTCGACGTCGGCTGCGGAACCGGCGAGTTGAGCCGCGTGCTCGCCGCCGAGTGTCCCGGCGAGGTGATCGGCTGCGACGCCGATCGGGACCTCCTCGCGATCGCTCGCGACCACGTTCCGGTGGTCGCCGGCGACGCGCTCGAGTTGCCGTTTCCGGACGACGCGTTCGACCTCGTGGTCTGTCAGGCGCTGTTGATCAACCTGCCCGATCCCGCCGCCGCGGTGGCTGAGTTCGCGCGCGTCTCGACGGACCTCGTGGCCGCGATCGAGCCCGACAACGGCGCGGTCGCCGTCGACTCGAGCGTCGACGCGGAGGAGTCGCTCGAACGGCGGGCGCGGCGGGCCTACCTCGACGGGGTCGACACCGACGTCACCCTCGGTGCCGACGCGAAAACGGCGTTTACGGACGCCGGACTCGACGTCTGTGAGACGCGCCGGTACGATCACGATCGGACGATCGAACCGCCGTACGACGAGCACGCCCTGACCGTCGCTCGCCGCAAGGCGTCGGGGGCCGGGCTGGCCGACGACCGGGAGACCATGCTCGACGGCGAACTGACCGGACCGGAGTACGACGACCTCCGGAGCGCCTGGCGCGAGATGGGACGGGACGTGATCGACCAGATGACCGATCGCGACTACCGGCGCACGGAGACGGTTCCGTTCTACGTGACCGTCGGCCGGGTCCCCGACGCGTAG
- a CDS encoding ABC transporter ATP-binding protein, with protein MTAIELEGLTKDYGEVLANDDVSFTVERGEVFGYLGPNGAGKTTTIRTLLGFLSPTAGTARLLGHEITAERELIQAKRRIGYLPDDPSFDEGATGREVLDLHASIKGDERSDELLDLFDPPLDRPIREYSQGNVQKLGIVTAFMHGPDLVILDEPTNGLDPLLKQRFASFVRDERARGVTIFFSSHILGEVRRLCDRVGIIRDGRIVTIEPVEALLDRSGKVVRLKAAEPIPVDALDLPGVHDLEVGQHDAPARESPEVAGTRHGGTTETTGGPDESAASTSATPDTIDECTFTFTGNVNDLLSELSAYRLQDCSIEEAPLEDVFMRFYGGEGDV; from the coding sequence ATGACTGCGATCGAACTCGAGGGGTTGACGAAGGATTACGGCGAGGTGCTCGCCAACGACGACGTGTCGTTCACCGTCGAACGGGGCGAGGTGTTCGGCTACCTCGGGCCGAACGGGGCCGGAAAGACGACGACGATCCGAACCCTGCTGGGATTTCTCTCGCCGACCGCGGGCACGGCGCGACTGCTCGGCCACGAGATTACCGCGGAACGGGAACTCATCCAGGCGAAGCGACGGATCGGCTACCTGCCGGACGATCCGTCGTTCGACGAGGGCGCGACCGGCCGGGAGGTGCTCGACCTCCACGCGAGCATCAAGGGCGACGAGCGAAGCGACGAGTTGCTCGACCTGTTCGATCCGCCGCTCGATCGGCCGATCCGCGAGTACTCGCAGGGAAACGTCCAGAAACTCGGGATCGTGACGGCGTTCATGCACGGACCCGACCTCGTGATCCTCGACGAACCGACGAACGGGCTCGACCCGCTGTTGAAACAGCGGTTCGCGAGTTTCGTCCGGGACGAACGCGCACGCGGCGTGACGATCTTCTTCTCCTCGCACATCCTCGGCGAGGTCCGGCGGCTCTGCGATCGGGTCGGGATCATCCGCGACGGACGGATCGTCACCATCGAACCCGTCGAGGCGTTGCTCGATCGGAGCGGGAAGGTCGTCCGACTCAAGGCGGCGGAGCCGATTCCGGTCGACGCGCTGGATCTGCCGGGAGTCCACGACCTCGAAGTCGGCCAGCACGACGCGCCTGCACGCGAGTCGCCGGAGGTGGCGGGGACCCGTCACGGTGGGACGACGGAGACGACGGGTGGACCGGACGAGTCCGCGGCGAGTACGAGTGCGACGCCGGACACCATCGACGAGTGTACGTTCACGTTCACCGGCAACGTTAACGACCTCCTGTCGGAACTGTCCGCATACCGGTTGCAGGATTGCTCGATCGAGGAAGCGCCGCTCGAGGACGTCTTCATGCGGTTCTACGGGGGTGAGGGTGATGTTTGA
- a CDS encoding ABC transporter permease — translation MFEVARYDGRHRLTGSAVLGAGMALLAALVIWVYPSFGEAFEDADALLEAYPDQIIQLFDIQTMTTLEGFLAFELYMFGWIILLGLYVAYATAGVIADDVDRGRMDVLLAMPISRAQVVREKFAAMVVPIVVVNLPTPIVVFVGSRLIDHPIAASDVLAAHLLSIPYLLACAGIGLLASVVFDRASIAQRVALGVTFGLYLFESLLAETDSEALGAIAPMRYYDPNAILLDGEYDLVGVVVLLAMTIGLVLVSQFWFARSDLN, via the coding sequence ATGTTTGAGGTCGCCCGGTACGACGGACGACACCGACTCACCGGGAGTGCCGTCCTCGGGGCCGGGATGGCCCTGCTCGCGGCGCTCGTGATCTGGGTCTACCCCTCCTTCGGGGAGGCGTTCGAGGACGCCGACGCGCTCCTCGAGGCCTATCCCGACCAGATCATTCAGCTGTTCGACATCCAGACGATGACCACCCTCGAGGGGTTCCTCGCGTTCGAACTCTACATGTTCGGCTGGATCATCCTCCTGGGGCTGTACGTCGCCTACGCCACGGCGGGCGTGATCGCCGACGACGTCGATCGCGGGCGGATGGACGTCCTGCTCGCGATGCCGATCTCGCGGGCCCAGGTAGTCCGGGAGAAGTTCGCTGCGATGGTCGTCCCGATCGTCGTCGTCAACCTGCCCACGCCGATCGTCGTCTTCGTGGGCTCGCGGCTGATCGACCACCCGATCGCCGCGAGCGACGTGCTCGCCGCCCACCTGCTCTCGATCCCGTATCTCCTCGCCTGCGCGGGGATCGGCCTGCTCGCGTCCGTCGTCTTCGATCGGGCCAGCATCGCCCAGCGGGTCGCGCTGGGGGTGACGTTCGGCCTCTACCTGTTCGAGTCGCTGCTCGCCGAAACCGACTCCGAGGCGCTGGGCGCGATCGCGCCGATGCGGTACTACGACCCGAACGCGATCTTGCTCGACGGCGAGTACGATCTGGTCGGCGTCGTCGTCCTGCTCGCGATGACGATCGGTCTGGTACTCGTCAGCCAGTTCTGGTTCGCCCGGAGCGACCTGAACTGA
- a CDS encoding GNAT family N-acetyltransferase gives MQAIEQPRFETRDHREIYEYVERNGAVAPEELETALSIEPNRLREAIDRLKDDEYLEAEGSLLRIAIDTGAEATHTVDDLTFTIRPAKQSDLKGIVAVMREVAEENDYLVAETVVDLLDHEEVVFRHSDIESRIFFVATVDDEVVGWAHLDSPNYEKLSHTAELTMGVLEAYRGHGIGSQLMERGLKWAAENGFEKVYQSIPATNQDAVHFLEDHRWETEAIRQAHYKIDDQYVAEQMMGIMLN, from the coding sequence ATGCAAGCCATCGAACAGCCTCGATTCGAGACCAGAGACCACAGAGAGATCTACGAGTACGTCGAGCGAAACGGCGCCGTCGCACCCGAGGAACTCGAGACCGCACTCTCGATCGAACCGAACCGACTGCGAGAGGCGATCGACCGGCTCAAAGACGACGAGTACCTCGAAGCGGAGGGGAGCCTGCTGCGGATCGCGATCGACACCGGTGCCGAGGCGACGCACACGGTCGACGATCTCACGTTCACGATTCGACCGGCGAAACAGAGCGATCTCAAGGGGATCGTGGCCGTGATGCGAGAGGTGGCCGAGGAGAACGACTACCTCGTCGCGGAGACCGTCGTCGACCTGCTGGACCACGAGGAGGTCGTCTTCCGGCACAGCGACATCGAGTCCCGGATCTTCTTCGTGGCCACCGTCGACGACGAGGTGGTCGGCTGGGCCCACCTCGACTCCCCGAACTACGAGAAGCTGTCCCACACCGCCGAACTCACGATGGGCGTGCTCGAAGCGTACCGGGGCCACGGGATCGGTAGCCAGCTCATGGAACGGGGACTCAAGTGGGCAGCCGAAAACGGGTTCGAGAAAGTCTACCAGAGCATTCCAGCGACGAACCAGGACGCGGTCCACTTCCTCGAGGACCACCGCTGGGAGACCGAAGCGATCCGGCAAGCCCACTACAAGATCGACGACCAGTACGTCGCCGAGCAGATGATGGGCATCATGCTCAACTAG
- a CDS encoding DUF7095 family protein codes for MTGFDRSDAVDRLETLVDTVEAERMPVPVREVWAFGDVALGLDPIDRLDVYVTKDVLMRDDSDPAAGDAGEQFRVEGVGKSVRADWAADHPEYLRANANGHAAPEKCLAAHLLGEDEPIHLEVCNASFEDNVTQRLRGAKLREDYTQLLDPRGVCLWADGTRSEEAFRKLRESELALPTLSAALEMLGMDDEEATEAARELHAWRERQDGVTVRGDVV; via the coding sequence ATGACCGGATTTGACCGCAGCGACGCGGTCGATCGACTCGAGACGCTCGTCGACACCGTCGAGGCGGAGCGGATGCCCGTCCCGGTCCGCGAGGTCTGGGCGTTCGGCGACGTCGCGCTCGGACTCGATCCGATCGATCGGCTCGACGTCTACGTGACGAAGGACGTACTGATGCGCGACGATAGCGATCCCGCGGCCGGCGACGCTGGCGAGCAGTTTCGCGTCGAGGGCGTCGGCAAGTCGGTTCGTGCCGACTGGGCCGCCGACCACCCGGAGTACCTCCGGGCGAACGCGAACGGTCACGCCGCCCCCGAGAAGTGTCTCGCCGCCCACCTGCTCGGCGAGGACGAACCGATCCACCTCGAGGTCTGCAACGCGTCCTTCGAGGACAACGTCACCCAGCGCCTCCGGGGGGCGAAACTGCGCGAGGATTACACCCAGTTGCTCGATCCCCGGGGCGTCTGCCTGTGGGCCGACGGCACCCGGAGCGAAGAGGCGTTCCGCAAACTCCGCGAGAGCGAACTGGCCCTGCCGACGCTCTCGGCGGCCCTGGAGATGCTCGGGATGGACGACGAGGAAGCGACCGAGGCCGCACGGGAACTGCACGCCTGGCGCGAGCGACAGGACGGGGTGACGGTGCGCGGAGACGTCGTCTGA
- a CDS encoding DUF4442 domain-containing protein, which produces MFDALRARLYRIAFNLFPAYRGTGARVTHIDPDWREIRIELPLSWRTRNYVGTTFGGSMYAAIDPFYMIMLLKTLGDEYVVWDKEAEIRFKKPGRETLYARFTLSDAELEAIRAELDRPSTDSIDRHYTVDLVDATGEVHATVRKTVYVSTDQSKKA; this is translated from the coding sequence ATGTTCGACGCCCTGCGGGCCCGCCTCTACCGGATCGCGTTCAACCTGTTTCCCGCCTACCGGGGGACCGGCGCGCGAGTCACGCACATCGATCCTGACTGGCGGGAGATCCGGATCGAACTGCCGCTCTCGTGGCGCACGCGCAACTACGTCGGGACGACCTTCGGCGGGAGCATGTACGCCGCGATCGACCCGTTCTACATGATCATGCTTCTCAAGACCCTCGGCGACGAGTACGTCGTCTGGGACAAAGAGGCCGAGATCCGATTCAAAAAACCCGGCCGGGAGACGCTCTACGCGAGGTTTACGCTCTCCGACGCGGAACTCGAGGCGATACGGGCCGAACTCGATCGGCCGAGCACGGATTCGATCGATCGCCACTACACCGTCGACCTGGTCGATGCGACGGGCGAGGTCCACGCGACCGTCCGGAAGACGGTCTACGTCTCGACGGACCAGTCGAAGAAAGCGTAA
- a CDS encoding alpha/beta fold hydrolase, whose protein sequence is MRHRVFNEDGEEELVFVMGWGNRWTHENVSWLVGELTDADYRVHAFELPTNIDDFKADWLEPIAEYVLDLDGYQLLGHSAGALVAQALDGADNHVYLSPWWGYSEAYPETVLDAVSAIPTTFPCLPIGEMDADALGELATDHQVATTPRWVSPAFVRETRRAQRDLLTIDHDAVVFCSLRDPVVSLRPIGERVPARHVVLYDGGHELFSSRSRETHVETLLAALAEGAAAVEERDEEDEIPA, encoded by the coding sequence ATGAGACACCGCGTCTTCAACGAGGACGGCGAGGAGGAACTCGTCTTCGTCATGGGCTGGGGCAACCGCTGGACCCACGAGAACGTCAGCTGGCTCGTCGGCGAATTGACCGACGCCGACTACCGCGTCCACGCGTTCGAACTCCCCACGAACATCGATGACTTCAAAGCCGACTGGCTCGAGCCGATCGCGGAGTACGTCCTCGATCTCGACGGCTACCAGTTGCTGGGCCACAGCGCCGGCGCGCTCGTTGCGCAGGCCCTCGACGGCGCGGACAACCACGTCTACCTGAGCCCGTGGTGGGGGTACAGCGAGGCGTACCCGGAAACGGTCCTCGACGCCGTCTCGGCGATCCCGACGACGTTCCCGTGTCTGCCGATCGGCGAGATGGATGCGGACGCCCTCGGCGAACTGGCGACCGACCACCAGGTCGCCACGACACCACGCTGGGTTTCGCCCGCGTTCGTCCGGGAGACTCGCCGCGCGCAGCGGGACCTGCTGACGATCGACCACGACGCGGTCGTCTTCTGTTCCCTTCGCGACCCCGTCGTCAGCCTGCGCCCGATCGGGGAGCGCGTGCCCGCCAGACACGTCGTCCTGTACGACGGCGGCCACGAACTGTTCTCCTCGCGCAGTCGCGAGACCCACGTCGAGACGCTCCTCGCGGCGCTCGCAGAGGGTGCCGCCGCGGTCGAGGAGCGAGATGAGGAAGACGAAATCCCGGCCTGA
- the ncsA gene encoding tRNA 2-thiolation protein NcsA, with translation MDCNRCGEEAVMHAAYSGAHLCADHFRESVEKRVRRRVRRDDLVPHDATPEDPQTWVIGLSGGKDSVVLTQILHETFAEDPRIELVGLTIHEGIEGYRDRSVDACVELANDLGIRHELVSYEDEFGIRMDDVVEDDPENMAACAYCGVFRRDVLSRYAEDLDADLLLTGHNLDDEAQTALMNFLEGDVAQIAKHFDASLGPLSERGDQEAFVPRAKPLRDVPEKEVALYAHIEDLPAHITECPHSSEAYRGEIQQLLYDLEENHPGTRHSIIAGYEELAGIAADEYGGDEDGDRADLQACVECGSTTTREVCRKCSLLESLA, from the coding sequence ATGGACTGTAACCGGTGTGGCGAGGAGGCGGTGATGCACGCCGCCTACTCCGGAGCGCACCTCTGTGCGGATCACTTCCGCGAATCGGTCGAGAAACGGGTGCGCCGACGGGTGCGTCGGGACGATCTCGTCCCCCACGACGCAACGCCCGAGGACCCGCAGACGTGGGTGATCGGCCTCTCGGGCGGGAAAGACAGCGTCGTCCTCACGCAGATTCTCCACGAGACCTTCGCCGAGGACCCGCGCATCGAACTCGTCGGCCTGACGATCCACGAGGGTATCGAGGGCTACCGCGACAGGTCGGTCGATGCCTGCGTCGAACTCGCGAACGACCTGGGAATCCGCCACGAACTCGTCTCCTACGAGGACGAGTTCGGGATCCGGATGGACGACGTCGTCGAGGACGACCCCGAGAACATGGCCGCCTGCGCCTACTGCGGCGTCTTCCGGCGGGACGTGCTCTCCCGGTACGCCGAGGACCTCGACGCCGACCTCCTGCTGACGGGCCACAATCTCGACGACGAGGCCCAGACGGCGCTGATGAACTTCCTCGAGGGCGACGTCGCCCAGATCGCCAAGCACTTCGACGCCAGCCTCGGGCCGCTCTCCGAACGCGGCGACCAGGAGGCGTTCGTCCCCCGCGCCAAGCCGCTGCGGGACGTTCCCGAGAAGGAAGTCGCTCTCTACGCCCACATCGAGGACCTCCCGGCCCACATCACCGAGTGCCCGCACTCGAGCGAGGCCTACCGCGGCGAGATCCAGCAGTTGCTGTACGACCTGGAGGAGAACCACCCCGGCACGCGCCACTCGATCATCGCCGGCTACGAGGAACTCGCCGGCATCGCGGCCGACGAGTACGGCGGCGACGAGGACGGCGATCGGGCCGACCTGCAGGCGTGCGTCGAATGTGGCTCGACCACCACGCGGGAGGTCTGCCGGAAGTGTTCGCTCCTCGAGTCGCTGGCCTGA
- the ftsZ gene encoding cell division protein FtsZ, with amino-acid sequence MQDIVQDALENAEEEAREMDADMDGDEFGDPRIVIVGCGGAGNNTINRLYNIGVDGADTIAINTDKQHLKMIEADTKILVGKSLTNGLGAGGDPSMGERATEMAQGTIKEVLGEADLVFVTAGMGGGTGTGAAPVVSKIAKEQGAIVVGMVSTPFNVERARTVKAEEGLEKLRDQADSIIVLDNNRLLDYVPNLPIGKAFSVMDQIIAETVKGISETITQPSLINLDYADMSTIMNQGGVAVMLVGETQDKNKTDEVVKDAMNHPLLDVDYRGASGGLVHITGGPDLTLKEAEGIADNITERLEASANVIWGARIQENYKGKVRVMAIMTGVQSAQVLGPTTQKQADKSRQSIEGVTEADFDASKNVEKREFGAQSDGGKRELEKQNGVDVIR; translated from the coding sequence ATGCAGGATATCGTTCAGGACGCCCTCGAGAACGCCGAGGAAGAGGCCCGCGAGATGGACGCCGACATGGACGGCGACGAGTTCGGCGATCCACGGATCGTTATCGTCGGCTGCGGTGGCGCGGGCAACAACACGATCAACCGCCTGTACAACATCGGCGTCGATGGGGCCGACACGATCGCGATCAACACCGACAAACAGCACCTCAAGATGATCGAGGCCGACACGAAGATCCTCGTCGGCAAGTCCCTCACCAACGGGCTCGGGGCGGGCGGCGACCCCTCGATGGGTGAGCGCGCGACCGAGATGGCCCAGGGCACGATCAAGGAAGTTCTCGGCGAGGCGGACCTCGTGTTCGTGACCGCGGGCATGGGCGGTGGCACCGGCACGGGTGCCGCCCCCGTCGTCTCGAAGATCGCCAAGGAACAGGGCGCGATCGTCGTCGGGATGGTCTCGACGCCGTTCAACGTCGAGCGCGCGCGGACGGTGAAAGCCGAGGAGGGCCTCGAGAAACTTCGCGACCAGGCCGACTCGATCATCGTGCTCGACAACAACCGGCTGCTCGATTACGTCCCGAACCTCCCGATCGGCAAGGCGTTCTCGGTGATGGACCAGATCATCGCCGAGACCGTCAAGGGGATCTCGGAGACGATCACCCAGCCCTCGCTGATCAATCTCGACTACGCGGACATGTCGACGATCATGAACCAGGGCGGAGTCGCCGTGATGCTGGTCGGAGAAACACAGGACAAGAACAAGACCGACGAGGTGGTCAAGGACGCGATGAACCACCCGCTGCTCGACGTCGACTACCGCGGCGCCTCGGGTGGTCTCGTCCACATCACCGGCGGGCCGGACCTCACTCTCAAGGAGGCCGAAGGGATCGCGGACAACATCACCGAACGCCTCGAAGCCTCGGCGAACGTCATCTGGGGCGCCCGGATCCAGGAGAACTACAAGGGCAAGGTCCGCGTCATGGCGATCATGACCGGCGTCCAGAGCGCGCAGGTCCTCGGACCGACGACGCAGAAACAGGCCGACAAGTCCCGCCAGAGCATCGAAGGTGTGACGGAGGCCGACTTCGACGCGAGCAAGAACGTCGAGAAACGCGAGTTCGGAGCCCAGAGCGACGGGGGCAAGCGCGAACTCGAGAAGCAGAACGGCGTCGACGTCATCCGGTAG
- a CDS encoding ribbon-helix-helix domain-containing protein, translated as MERVTLRIPKQQIEEVEQLVDSGEFPNRSEAIRSAVREMINEQYDGHSEQSGKRTWAKV; from the coding sequence ATGGAGCGTGTGACACTGCGAATCCCGAAACAGCAGATCGAGGAGGTAGAGCAACTGGTCGACTCGGGCGAGTTCCCGAACCGGAGCGAGGCGATCCGGTCGGCGGTCCGAGAGATGATCAACGAACAGTACGACGGACACAGCGAGCAGTCCGGTAAACGTACCTGGGCGAAGGTGTAA
- a CDS encoding double zinc ribbon domain-containing protein, with product MSKITFRADDELVEQLEALDASKSEAMREALRAYLTGAEPRDGDQGADQKVRRDGTDPIDDLIRDRVDTLLSERLRDRPPREPQDVNVAITLDGDAVDRNTTVSQSTGVPAEPADRDHQCSQCGEDVDADHVYCPNCGEKASRRSFCECGDELRTDWAFCPSCGRRTPAADVLDSN from the coding sequence ATGAGCAAGATCACGTTCCGTGCCGACGACGAACTCGTCGAGCAACTAGAGGCACTCGACGCCTCGAAAAGCGAGGCGATGCGGGAGGCACTGCGTGCGTATCTCACGGGCGCGGAGCCGCGCGACGGGGACCAGGGCGCGGACCAGAAGGTTCGACGAGACGGGACGGATCCAATCGACGACCTGATTCGCGATCGCGTTGACACGCTCCTGTCGGAACGACTCCGCGATCGCCCACCACGAGAACCCCAGGACGTGAACGTCGCCATTACGCTCGACGGGGATGCCGTGGATCGTAATACAACTGTCTCACAGTCGACCGGCGTCCCCGCGGAGCCCGCCGATCGCGACCACCAGTGCAGTCAGTGCGGCGAAGACGTCGACGCAGACCACGTCTACTGCCCCAACTGCGGGGAGAAAGCGTCCCGGCGATCGTTCTGTGAGTGTGGCGACGAACTCCGAACGGACTGGGCGTTCTGTCCCAGCTGTGGTCGTCGGACGCCCGCCGCGGACGTGCTCGACTCGAACTAG
- a CDS encoding helix-turn-helix domain-containing protein: protein MTRFPSIDEQVEGSRLQLDIWHPDCWTLEVTADTPGGLLGHGVYAIDGKATGRFTAYGRSVEDLEVLVDAVEASPLIDDVWEADQHYATDVGTPDPENVTTGLVVQYELTNSINDALVSRGFIPDEPVRMTDGREYWTVVTHEDRETIADRLDEIREEKSASVRIESMRSLHSGLTNGVFRTDCLSERQREVFELARTRQYYSWPREVSAADLAAELDISEATLLEHLRKAEAKLLDPETR, encoded by the coding sequence GTGACTCGCTTCCCGAGCATCGACGAACAGGTCGAGGGATCGCGTCTCCAACTCGACATCTGGCACCCGGACTGCTGGACACTGGAGGTCACCGCGGACACGCCGGGCGGGTTGCTCGGACACGGCGTGTACGCAATCGACGGCAAGGCGACCGGCCGGTTCACCGCCTACGGCCGATCGGTCGAGGACCTGGAGGTACTCGTCGACGCCGTCGAGGCATCGCCGTTGATCGACGACGTCTGGGAGGCCGACCAGCACTACGCAACCGACGTCGGTACGCCCGATCCCGAGAACGTCACCACTGGACTCGTCGTGCAGTACGAACTCACCAACAGCATCAACGACGCGCTCGTCTCGCGGGGGTTCATCCCCGACGAACCCGTCCGAATGACCGACGGCCGCGAGTACTGGACGGTCGTCACCCACGAGGACCGGGAGACGATCGCCGATCGGCTCGACGAGATCCGCGAGGAGAAGTCGGCCAGCGTCAGGATCGAATCGATGCGATCGCTCCACAGCGGGCTGACGAACGGCGTGTTCCGGACCGACTGTCTCTCGGAGCGACAGCGCGAGGTGTTCGAACTCGCCCGCACCAGGCAGTACTACAGCTGGCCGCGCGAGGTGTCGGCGGCCGATCTCGCAGCGGAACTCGACATTTCGGAGGCGACCCTGCTCGAACACCTTCGGAAGGCCGAAGCGAAACTCCTCGACCCCGAGACGCGGTGA